The genome window TTTGACAAGGTTATCAGACACTAGTCAAACTGACAGCTCCACCAGATTCGCTCAGCTTTTATTGCTCGTGGGCGACATTAATTAGGAGGTTTTCCGGCGCTAGGAAAATGTCGTTTAAAAAAGActtaaagttattaataaaaccttattattgGGTTAATATTCTCCTGAGTTTTTCATACATAATCGCGAAACGCACACCACTCTTGTGTAATTACTTGTTTAATTTGAAAGCGGAGGAACGATGCGAACTGGATGGACGTGAAACCGAAATTTTATTCTTTCTCGTTATTGTTATTATGATTCGAACCCGAAAAACCGGAAGCGTGACTATGATCAATTATCTGACGTCTTCGTTCATCTATACGAAAATAGCGAACTTGATTTTATGGTCGTACGGGGATGTCCGCTATGGAGCCCTGTTCCTGTGTATTTTTATCCTGATTGGCCTAGTTTTGCCGGAGCCGACCTACAGTGGACCTGAGCATATCACATATTTCCGCAATGCGACGTCTTTCGAGGAAGAAATGAATCGTGACAAGAGGATCTGTTGGATCGTATGCTTTTTCACCGTGTGGAATCCGGCTTGCGTCAACTTTGCGCCTATTTTCTCCTCCTTGTCTGCTGAGTATCACTTGGACAACTTTAAATTTGGCAAAATCGATGTTGGAAGGGACCCAAGCGCCGCACAAAAGTTCCATATTTCAGACAGTTCCTTCTCGAAGCAACTGCCTACAGTGATATTATTCCAGAACGGCAAGGAAGTTGACCGCAGACCGACCGTTGACTCCAAGGGCAAATTGCAAAAGTTTTTCTTCTCCGAGGACAACGTGAAGGCTGCTTTGAATTTGAACAACATTTACAAGGAAAGCAAGGAAAGTGC of Hermetia illucens chromosome 4, iHerIll2.2.curated.20191125, whole genome shotgun sequence contains these proteins:
- the LOC119654878 gene encoding thioredoxin-related transmembrane protein 2 homolog; amino-acid sequence: MSFKKDLKLLIKPYYWVNILLSFSYIIAKRTPLLCNYLFNLKAEERCELDGRETEILFFLVIVIMIRTRKTGSVTMINYLTSSFIYTKIANLILWSYGDVRYGALFLCIFILIGLVLPEPTYSGPEHITYFRNATSFEEEMNRDKRICWIVCFFTVWNPACVNFAPIFSSLSAEYHLDNFKFGKIDVGRDPSAAQKFHISDSSFSKQLPTVILFQNGKEVDRRPTVDSKGKLQKFFFSEDNVKAALNLNNIYKESKESASKAIKANKAEKKTN